The sequence AAATTTAAAAATAAAATTAAAATTTAAGGGCATTTTATGCAAATGAGATAAATTAACCCGTTTTTTAATCATCCCTTTAAATTTACCTTTGATCTTGCAAGCGAACTGGCTCTTCAAAGCTCTCGTTATCATCTGTGTAGCCATTTTCATCAAAATTTTCATCATTGCTTCTTTTTTTGCCATTTGGTGTGATGATGATATCTTTTAGCCTTGCCCTACCATCATCCATCACCATCAAAACAGCAACAGCATCCACATCTTGATCCATCATCTCTCGCTCAGTCTGCTTTGCCTTTTTAGTTGGCATGTAAAACTCTTCGATGCCATATTTTACAAATAAATATCCATCAAATTTGCCTGCTAAGAAAAGAGCGTCTTTTGGCTTAGTAAAGCTAAATTTATCAAAAGCGTAAGTAGCATTAGCATCTTGCTTTAAAATGGCGTAAATTTCATCATTTTTTGAGATATTTCTATCATATATATCTGTCTCAACGCCAGTTTTTTCATCAAATTTATACTGCTGCAGATTTGAAAAATCATAGCTCAAGCTCACGTAGTTTCCGCGAAAGAGATCCCTTGGATCGTAGAGATTTACCCTCACTTTTATCTCTTTTCCAAGATAAAGTGGCATGAGCGCGTATGCGAGCATCGCAATTATTAGTAAAATTTGAAAGATTATGGCTAGTATTAGTGATCTTATCTTCATTTTGTACGTCCTTTTTTAGCAGCAACTGCGAGCACGACGAAGGCAAAGACGATAAATAGCGCCGTAGCCCACAAATAATCGCCTATTAGCTCAAAGTATCTAACCACCGCAACTAAGAATATCATGCATAGTCCAAGCGTTAGCTCGCCATTTTTGATAAGCACGGCAGCGACGATGATGTTTGCTAGCGAGAAGAAGATATTTGCATATCCAACGCCCAGACTAAAGACAAATGGCAACGCAAAGAGTATCAAGCTAAGAAACAAGCCGCTTTTGTTTTTCTCTTTGAAAAATAGCGCAATACTAGCGATGCTAAATACGGCAAAAACCTTGCCAAAACTGCTATAAAAAAATGCTTTTGCAAACCAAAATTTATCTTCTTCTAGCTCGTAGATATCGCCATTTGCATAAGCTATCAGGCAAACGATCAAGATAACGATGCCAAGATACTTGCCAAAGCCTTTTACAAGGTGCGCTAGCCTATCTCTAAAGCCAGCTAACGTGCTAAAGAGCGCGACAAGTAAAAGCGCGTATGAGAGCGATAAAGTAGCAGCCATCGGCGCTCTAAACATAAGATCATCATAGCCATAAAATTCATCAAACCCACTGATCTTAGCGCAAAGCGAAATGATATAGAAAAATATATCCGCTAAAAGCACAATCGCAAGAAAAATAGAGTCACTTTTGTAAAGCGTGTAGGCGCCAAGGGCTATAAAGACGATAAATTCATAAGCAAACTCGCCACCCATGCCCTTTAAAACAAACCAGATCGTCGCAAAAACAAGGCTTTGAGCCACTAGCAAGGCCTTTTTGCTAGCAAAAGAGAGCGCCATAGCTCCAACGCTCCAGAGCAAAACTCCGCCACTTGGCTCGTCGCTAATATTATAAATTTGAGCGATAAGCGCTATGGCTGCTCCGTAGCAGAAATTTCCCAAAAAGAGCGTAGCTGTGCCAAGCTTATCTTTGCCTTTTTTAAGATAATAAACTCCGCCAAAATTTAAAAGAGCAAGCACGCCAAAGATGATGACAAGGCGTCCCATCCTTGGTATCTCCTCCCAGTAAGCTCCAACAAGGGTAAAAAATGCCAGCGCAAAAAAGAGATAAGCAACCAACTTTAAGATAAAGCTGGTCTTCTCGCTATGAGCGTTTATATCTATATCATATAAATTTGCTATTTTTAAAGCGGTGGCCTTATCGACCACATCCTCTTTTTGCCAGCGATCTAGCTCTTTGGCTAGAAAATTTCTATTGTAAAAATTCATCTTGTATTCTCTTTAAATGACATTTTTTTGTGGCTAATGATAGCATACAAGCGCCAAAAATGCCAAAACAAAAAATAAAGCAAAAAAGGGGAGAAATTTAAAAAGACAAAAAACTTGGGCGGGCTTTTGCAAATTTAGCTTTAGCCAAAGCCCAAGTAAAAAACAAACGGTCATCAAACTTTCGCCACAAAAAAGATATCAGGCAAGCAAGAAATAGCAAAACCCAATAACAATTTGCAAAAATGGATCACAAAAACTGCTAAAAACTAACAAAAAGACAAAATAAGACAAGCTCCGCAGCCAAGAGCACTGCTAGCTATTTACAAAAATCCTAAATTAAGAGCCAAAAAAGCTTTTAGCTTAAAATTTAGGCACAGCGGCCTTTGTAAGTTTAGAAAACTTAACACCCTTTAAGCCAGCAATCCTATCAGCAAAGCGCTCTATCTTCTCCGCTTCGCCCCTTATAGAGATTGTTTCTAAGCAGTTGTGGTGATCGACATGGACGTGATTTGTGCAGATGATCTTCACATCAGAGTCATGCTCGATATCCATTTTTTTATTCACCAAATCGTTGTGATGATGCACATAAATGAGCGTCAAAACCCCAATCAACTCCTCGTTAGCGTCCTTCCAGCTGTCGCTTACGATTTTATCACGGATCAAATCCCTTGTAAATTCACTCCTAGAAGCGTAGCCTTGTTCGCTAACTTTTCTATCCAGTTCGTCTAGTAATTGACTAGGCAAAGAAACACTAAAACGTATAACACTATCCATTTTTTGCTCCTTTCTCGTTTGATTACCGTTTATAATCATTATACATCACTTATTAGAAAATGTGGATAAATAATAATAAATTTGCCCTAAATTTACGTTAGAATCGTTACTGCAGAATTTCTTATTGATATAAAATTTCAAATTTGCTTTAGTAAATTTTTTGTAAATAAGCTCAAGCAAAGTCTTATTTTGAAAAACTCCACCACTTAGTAAAATCTCTTTTTTCTCATTTTTAGAAATTTCAAAAATAATATCAGCCATGCCATTTATAAATGCCGTTGCAGCCACTCTTGGCTCATCTTTTAAAGCGCTTTTAAAGGCATCTTTAAAGCCGATAACTCCGTCATTTAGGCTAAATTTATAACACACATCTAAATTTTTATCATAAAGTGCCTCAAGCCTCATGCCACTCTCGCCCTCAAAACTCGAGTGAAAAATGCCACATATTATCGCACCAAATGCGTCAAATATCCTACCAACCGAGCTAGTTTTTACTAAATTTAGCCCCTTTTGCTCCATAATCTTGAAATTTCTAAGCACCTTTTCATCAAAATTTACTAGAAATTTATGCCCCTCGTCCTCAAGCTGATACTTCAAAATAATAGAATAAGCGATGAGGTAGATATTTTTTATGCTATTTTCGCCGCCAAATAAGCTAAATTCATCAAAGTGATAAACCCTTTTAAAGCCCTTTTTATCCAGCCTAAAAACCTCGCCACCCCAAATTTTGCCGTCCTCTCCGTATCCTGTGCCGTCAAAGCAAAAGCCAAGATACTCTTTGTCTGGCAAATCATTTTCAAAGATCACGCTTAGCAAATGTGCGTAGTGGTGCTGCAGATGAACTAGCTCAAAGCCCTGATTCTTCGCCCATTTTGTATTTAAAAAATTTGGATGCAAATCGGCTATGACCTTGTCTATTTTTAGATCATAAGTCGTTTCAAAAAGGGTGAAAATGTCCTTAAACCTATCAAAAGTCGCCACGTTTTTTAGATCGCCGATATATGGACTAACTATCAAAAGTCCGTCTTTATAGATGCAAAATGAGCTTTTTAGCTCCGCTCCAAGTGCTAAAAATGTCCCTTTTTGCTTGAAATTTGTATGGATGAAATTTGGATTTAGCCCTCGGCTCGTCCTTGTAAAAACAACTTCATCTCCAATGCAAAATGCGATACTATCGTCACTTGGCGAGTAAATTTCTCGGTCGTGATCAAGGTAAAAGTCTATAACCTCACCTAGTTTTTCCCTTAGCTCACTCTCATCTTTTATCACAACCTCGCCTGAGATATTTGCGCTAGTTGCGATGATGTCGTGTTCAAGATAGTCAAATAGCAAAAGATGTATGCCGCTAAATGCGAGCATGACGCCAAGCTTATTTAAATTTGGTGCGACGCTTTTTGCGATATTTGAGCCATTTTTTGCCTTCAGTAGGACGATTGGCTTTAAATTTGAGCTAAGAAGCTTCACCTCTGCTTCTGAAATTTGCGCTATCTCTCTAGCGTTTTGTAGATTTTTACTCATCAGAGCAAAGGGCTTGCTTGGGCGGTGCTTTCTAGCTCTTAGCTCGCAAACTGCGTCTTCATTTGTCGCGTCGCAAACTAGATGAAAGCCACCAAGCCCCTTAATGGCTAAAATTTTACCCTCGTTTATGAGCCTAGCCGCCTCTTTGGCTGCTTCGTTTTTACTGGCAAGCACCTTGCCAAATTTATCTTTTAGATAGAGCTTTGGCCCGCAGTTTGGGCAAGAGATCGGCTCTGCGTGGTAGCGGCGGTTAAGCGGGTCTTTATACTCGCTCTCACAAAATTCGCACATCTTAAACTCGCTCATCGTCGTATTTACCCTGTCATAGGGCAATGCTTTGATGATGGAAAATCTCGGTCCGCAGTTGGTGCAGTTTATAAATGGGTATTTGTAACGTGGATTTGTAGGGTCATAAAACTCGCGCAAGCAGTCATCGCAAAGCGCGTAATCAGGCAAGATAGGCGCTTGTTTGGTAGCCGACTTTGAGGCTACGATCTCAAGCTTTTCATAAATTTTATCTATCTTAAATTTATGCAGTTCATCGATCCTAGCAAGGGCTGGTAGCTTCTCATAAAGCTCTTTTTCAAAAGCCAAAAAGCTAGCCTCTTCGCCACTAAAATTTAGCTTCACGCCCTCGTCGTCGTTGTAAATTTCGCCAACAAGCTTAAATTTATCCGCTAAAGTATAGACAAAAGGTCTAAAACCAACGCCTTGAACTAAGCCTTTGATCTCATATCTAAAGCTTGATCTCAACGCCAAATCCGGGGTCAAAATTTGTTTTTATATTTGGGTTTAGGTGCTTTTTTATCAAGTTGCTAACTACCTTATTATAAAATAAATCCCCGCTTAAAGTAACATTTTTAATGTTAAATTTATCTCGTTTTTCATAGCTAAAATCGCTCAAAAAATGCGCCAAAGACTCGGTGCAACCAAAGCTGATATTCTTCTCTCCAGCGCCAGCAAGGATAAATGAAATAATACTTTTTACAAACTTAACCCCGTCTAAACCAAAGTCATCTTTCATTTTGTAATCTATCCTAACGCCCTTTTGACCGCTAAAATCGCTTGCCATAAGAAGCAAATTCTCCCCTGCTTTTTTAAAGTCACTGCTTAAGCCAAGCAAGCGTCCAGCTATGCAAAATAGCGAGAAAAAGCTAGCATTTGAGCTAAATTTACCGCTTGGCAAGACGCGCTCTTTACTAAAGTTTTCAAGTAGTCTTTCGCCGCTCTCATCAGCTCTTATAAGCTCATAAATTTCTTCAAAGCTGCTAAATTTTGGTAAAAATAGAAGCTGTGTTTTACTTGATTTTGAAAGCAGGCAAATTTCATCGTCGCTAAATTTGCTAAATTTTAGCCCCAAAGCCACCTCGCCAAAATAGCTAAACTCAAATTTCTCATCTTTTGTATAAAAAAATGGGCTTAAAAGTGCGCTATTTTCGAGCAAAGCAAGCCTTGAAAGGGCGCTTTTTTGCTCCTTTACCTTAGCGCTTAAAAAGCTAAAGCCCTCTTTATTTAGCTGCTCGCAAAGGGCGTAAAGGAAAAGGTCATTTGGCGCCATCGC is a genomic window of Campylobacter concisus containing:
- a CDS encoding GDYXXLXY domain-containing protein, with the translated sequence MKIRSLILAIIFQILLIIAMLAYALMPLYLGKEIKVRVNLYDPRDLFRGNYVSLSYDFSNLQQYKFDEKTGVETDIYDRNISKNDEIYAILKQDANATYAFDKFSFTKPKDALFLAGKFDGYLFVKYGIEEFYMPTKKAKQTEREMMDQDVDAVAVLMVMDDGRARLKDIIITPNGKKRSNDENFDENGYTDDNESFEEPVRLQDQR
- a CDS encoding DUF2157 domain-containing protein, which produces MNFYNRNFLAKELDRWQKEDVVDKATALKIANLYDIDINAHSEKTSFILKLVAYLFFALAFFTLVGAYWEEIPRMGRLVIIFGVLALLNFGGVYYLKKGKDKLGTATLFLGNFCYGAAIALIAQIYNISDEPSGGVLLWSVGAMALSFASKKALLVAQSLVFATIWFVLKGMGGEFAYEFIVFIALGAYTLYKSDSIFLAIVLLADIFFYIISLCAKISGFDEFYGYDDLMFRAPMAATLSLSYALLLVALFSTLAGFRDRLAHLVKGFGKYLGIVILIVCLIAYANGDIYELEEDKFWFAKAFFYSSFGKVFAVFSIASIALFFKEKNKSGLFLSLILFALPFVFSLGVGYANIFFSLANIIVAAVLIKNGELTLGLCMIFLVAVVRYFELIGDYLWATALFIVFAFVVLAVAAKKGRTK
- the nikR gene encoding nickel-responsive transcriptional regulator NikR: MDSVIRFSVSLPSQLLDELDRKVSEQGYASRSEFTRDLIRDKIVSDSWKDANEELIGVLTLIYVHHHNDLVNKKMDIEHDSDVKIICTNHVHVDHHNCLETISIRGEAEKIERFADRIAGLKGVKFSKLTKAAVPKF
- the hypF gene encoding carbamoyltransferase HypF gives rise to the protein MRSSFRYEIKGLVQGVGFRPFVYTLADKFKLVGEIYNDDEGVKLNFSGEEASFLAFEKELYEKLPALARIDELHKFKIDKIYEKLEIVASKSATKQAPILPDYALCDDCLREFYDPTNPRYKYPFINCTNCGPRFSIIKALPYDRVNTTMSEFKMCEFCESEYKDPLNRRYHAEPISCPNCGPKLYLKDKFGKVLASKNEAAKEAARLINEGKILAIKGLGGFHLVCDATNEDAVCELRARKHRPSKPFALMSKNLQNAREIAQISEAEVKLLSSNLKPIVLLKAKNGSNIAKSVAPNLNKLGVMLAFSGIHLLLFDYLEHDIIATSANISGEVVIKDESELREKLGEVIDFYLDHDREIYSPSDDSIAFCIGDEVVFTRTSRGLNPNFIHTNFKQKGTFLALGAELKSSFCIYKDGLLIVSPYIGDLKNVATFDRFKDIFTLFETTYDLKIDKVIADLHPNFLNTKWAKNQGFELVHLQHHYAHLLSVIFENDLPDKEYLGFCFDGTGYGEDGKIWGGEVFRLDKKGFKRVYHFDEFSLFGGENSIKNIYLIAYSIILKYQLEDEGHKFLVNFDEKVLRNFKIMEQKGLNLVKTSSVGRIFDAFGAIICGIFHSSFEGESGMRLEALYDKNLDVCYKFSLNDGVIGFKDAFKSALKDEPRVAATAFINGMADIIFEISKNEKKEILLSGGVFQNKTLLELIYKKFTKANLKFYINKKFCSNDSNVNLGQIYYYLSTFSNK